A DNA window from Phoenix dactylifera cultivar Barhee BC4 chromosome 13, palm_55x_up_171113_PBpolish2nd_filt_p, whole genome shotgun sequence contains the following coding sequences:
- the LOC103721978 gene encoding E3 ubiquitin-protein ligase XB3-like, producing MGQELSCARSSQEHEFFSAVQAGDLEVVESALHLDPALIHQSTIYDRLSALHIAAANGRVEVLSMLLGRSVRPDVLNRNKQTPLMLAAMHGKIACVQKLLQAGANILMFDSLHGRTCLHYSAYYGHLDCLQAILSAAQSTSVADSWGFARFVNIRDGHGATPLHLAARQRRPNCVHILLDNGALVCASTGGYCCPGSTPLHLAARGGCLDCVRELLAWGADRLQRDASGRIPYAVAVKRNHGACAALLDPTSAEPLVWPSPLKFISELDRDAKALLEAALMEANREREKKILKGTAYSSPSPAHSEDGIDDDISETSDAEVCCICFSQVCTIEVQDCGHQMCAHCTLALCCHNKPHPATLCRPTPACPFCRGSIARLVVAKARDDGDKGSSKLRRSRSSWNFSEGSSSFKGLSSSAMGSFRRMGRGSGRIDDSNDMLGKP from the exons ATGGGTCAGGAGCTCAGCTGCGCCAGATCGAGCCAGGAGCACGAGTTCTTCAGCGCCGTCCAAGCCGGCGACTTGGAGGTGGTGGAGTCCGCCCTCCACCTGGATCCCGCCCTCATCCACCAGTCTACCATCTACGACCGCCTCTCCGCCCTCCACATCGCCGCCGCCAATGGTCGCGTCGAG GTTCTTTCTATGTTGCTGGGTCGATCTGTTAGACCTGATGTCCTAAATCGGAACAAACAG ACTCCCCTGATGCTGGCTGCGATGCACGGGAAGATTGCCTGTGTGCAAAAGCTTCTCCAAGCCGGGGCAAAT ATTTTGATGTTTGATTCGTTGCATGGAAGAACATGCTTGCATTATTCTGCTTATTACGGCCATTTGGATTGCTTGCAAGCGATTCTGTCGGCAGCTCAATCCACTTCTGTAGCTGATTCCTG GGGATTTGCTCGATTTGTAAATATTAGAGACGGCCATGGAGCGACTCCTTTGCACCTGGCTGCGAGGCAGAGGCGGCCTAATTGCGTCCATATTCTTTTAGACAATGGTGCTCTTGTTTGTGCTTCCACCGGTGGATATTG TTGCCCAGGAAGCACTCCTCTACACTTGGCGGCCCGCGGGGGATGCTTGGATTGTGTCCGGGAATTGCTTGCATGGGGAGCTGATCGGCTACAAAGGGATGCATCCGG GAGAATACCATATGCTGTTGCTGTGAAGCGAAACCATGGAGCATGTGCGGCCCTCCTAGATCCAACATCGGCAGAGCCTCTGGTTTGGCCTTCGCCATTAAAGTTCATCAGCGAGCTGGATCGAGATGCAAAGGCTCTGTTAGAGGCAGCTTTGATGGAAGCTAACagggaaagggagaagaagatcTTGAAGGGGACGGCGTATTCCTCGCCATCCCCTGCACATTCAGAAGATGGAATTGATGATGATATCTCCGAG ACGAGCGACGCGGAGGTCTGCTGCATCTGCTTCAGCCAAGTCTGCACCATTGAGGTCCAAGACTGTGGGCACCAGATGTGCGCACACTGCACATTGGCTCTATGCTGCCACAACAAGCCGCATCCGGCGACCTTGTGCCGACCAACTCCGGCTTGCCCCTTCTGCCGCGGCAGCATAGCCCGGCTGGTCGTGGCCAAGGCCAGGGATGATGGAGACAAGGGCAGCTCAAAGCTGAGGCGGTCGAGGAGTTCTTGGAATTTCAGCGAGGGAAGCAGCAGCTTCAAAGGCCTATCATCTTCTGCCATGGGATCATTCAGAAGGATGGGTCGTGGTTCAGGACGGATAGACGATAGCAACGATATGTTGGGCAAGCCTTAG